A window from Solanum stenotomum isolate F172 chromosome 7, ASM1918654v1, whole genome shotgun sequence encodes these proteins:
- the LOC125869996 gene encoding uncharacterized protein LOC125869996 — protein sequence MMLAWLLNSLSREIAESVIYSQTTEDLWNELEQRYRQTDGAKMFQLQRELNNISQGTNDVAGYFNRLKKIWHQTKMNEDQKLIWFLMGLNENFGSIRGNILMMKPLPTTSHAYSIVLHEETQMGVHSGNQVNGTTDSTAFNTNSQRWNNDRGNSEYKGNNQTLNQYANIDTRTNNSFCSYCKKQGHVKEKCYKLVGYPQSFKFNKPKRGYGNGQVNASITEDENNGNNTLRGMTSQGFTSDQCEKLIQMLQTAQT from the exons ATGATGTTAGCCTGGCTTCTGAATTCTCTTAGCAGAGAGATAGCAGAAAGTGTGATTTACTCACAGACAACTGAGGATCTTTGGAATGAACTGGAGCAGAGATATAGGCAAACGGATGGCGCCAAGATGTTCCAATTGCAGAGAGAGTTGAACAACATATCTCAAGGGACCAATGATGTTGCTGGATACTTCAACAGGCTAAAGAAGATTTGGCATCAAACAAAG ATGAATGAAGATCAGAAGTTGATCTGGTTCCTCATGGGACTGAATGAAAATTTTGGTAGCATAAGAGGAAACATCCTCATGATGAAACCACTTCCTACCACATCACATGCATATTCAATCGTATTGCATGAAGAAACACAGATGGGAGTGCACTCTGGAAACCAGGTTAATGGTACCACTGACTCTACTGCTTTCAATACTAATTCACAAAGATGGAACAATGACAGGGGAAACAGTGAATACAAAGGAAATAATCAAACTTTAAATCAATATGCTAACATTGATACGAGAACGAACAATAGCTTTTGTTCTTATTGTAAGAAGCAGGGTCATGTGAAAGAGAAGTGTTATAAACTAGTTGGATATCCACAATCCTTCAAGTTTAATAAGCCAAAGAGAGGGTATGGTAATGGACAAGTTAATGCAAGTATAACAGAAGATGAAAATAATGGAAATAACACACTTAGAGGTATGACTTCACAAGGATTCACGAGTGACCAGTGTGAGAAATTGATCCAAATGCTACAAACTGCTCAGACATGA